The Variovorax sp. S12S4 genome includes the window CGATGGGAGCGACATTGCCGCCGAAAGTGGCGTGCGTCAATGCCGCGTACCCGTGCCTTATCGACGTTTATCGACCTGCCGGTTCAGGCGCTCGACCGGCGCCTGCACGCCGGCCAGAACCCTTTGCGCCTTTTTTTACGGCGGGCAGGGACGCGCCGCCGCCGCACCCGGCCGCGTCGCCTGGCTGGTGGGGCTTTCGTCCACGGTGCCGAGTGGGCGAGTGAAGGTACAGCCGTAGGTCGGGGCTGCCACCGTGGCAGCTGTGACCACGTCGTCGCCCGCGGGCTTCACGCCATCGCGCTCCCACTTGATCATGGCGTCGAAGGCTTCGACCTGCTCCGCGATCGTGAAGTCGCAATGGGAGATGCCGCGCACGGCGCGCTGCACCAGCCAGTCGCTGTTGCCCTTGGCCGCAACGCGCTGGTTGTAGATCTGCTGCATGCTGAAGGGCACGTACAGGTCGCCCAGCGTGTGCAGCGAAACCACCGGGATCTTGAATTCGCCGTTCGCCTTGGGAATCCAGCGCAGGCCGTCGGTGCGCAACCGGTTGGCGTCGGGTGCCGCGGTGAGCTTGAGCACCGATGCGTTCAGCGCGGTCGTTCCCGCCACGTCGCCGTCGATGGCGTAGGTGAAGCGGTTGGTGTCGAGCGTGCTCTTGTTCAGGATGCCGTTGACGGTGCCGTCGCTGCCGAACACGCCCCAGACCGCCGCGAACGAACCGCCCTGCGTGAACCCGAGATCGAACATCGGCCGCTCGCCGCCCGTGAGGTTCTTCACCACCGATCCGAACTTCAGGCCGGTGGCCGTGGGTGTGCCCGGAAAGGCCGTGTAGAGCGTGCCCGTGACCTGCGTCCTGATGTCCAGCCAGTTGACGGTCGGGTACTTGGGCAGACCTGCCAGTGCCTGCGCGGCAATCTGTGCGCCTGCAAAGTAGTCGAACAGCTCGGTGTCGCCCAGCACGCCGCACATCGGCACCGCGCCGGTGTACCTGACCTTGTGGTTGGCCGTGGCGAAAGCCTCGTCCTCGATGGCCGCCGCGGTGATGTGGCCGCCCATCGAATGGCCCGTGATGTAGATTTTTGAAGGCGCCGCAAGCTCTCGGCCGTTGGCCTTGGCAATGGCGTTGAACTGCAGGGCCAGCGCGTTGGTGTCTTCGACGCCGGCGCGCACGTCATAGAAATTCTTGCTGTAGCTCGACGCGGCCCAGGCGTAGCCGTTCTGGATGAGATAGCGGCGGATCGATGGGGCGTTCACCTTCAGCAGGTTGCTTTCACCCGCATAGCCGTGCGCATACATCACCAGCTTGCCGTTCCAGTTGGCAGGCACCTCGACTTGGTATTGCGCGGCGCCGAGCATGCCTGCCCAGCGGCTGGTGGTGGCGTTGTCGACCGTGTCGCTGGCGTCCGGTGCGAGCGCCGCGAAGGTGGTGGCTGAAGCATCTGCGGGCGCGAACGAGTTGCGGCTGTCTTGCAGGCGCGTCTCTTCGGGCGGCGGCGGGGGCGGTGGAGGAGGAGGGGGCGGCGCGGGAGCCGGAGCCGGCGGCAGCGGGGTGAACGCAAAGCCGCCCCCACCGCCACCACCGCCGCAGGATGCGACGGCAAGGCTGGCTGCAAGGGCAAGAAGTGTCAGGCGCGCGGAATGCATGGGATGTCTCTCTCCGTTCTTGTGGTGTTGGGAAGAAGAAGCCCGGCGCAGCGATGCATTGCCAGGCCGTAGAGGACGACCGTGCTATTTCGCTGGACCGGCGGCGCAGCGTAGGGGCGTTGCCGGGCGCATCGGCCCGGGCTTTCCCGTAGCTGCTATCTCGTACGCGACACCCGCGCCATGCCGGCGCGCGGAGGCCTCATTCCTTGCGGCGCGTGACCACCACCGTGGCCTCAAGACCGTCGTAGGCCTCGGCGTCGCCATACCAACTGCCCGAGATCGGCGCGGCCTGTGCCGGGTCTCGCGTGACGCCGACGCGGATCAACTGGCCGCTGCCCATGAGGTTGTTGGTCGGGTCGAATGCCAGCCAGCCGACGCCCGGCAGGTAGGCCTGCAGCCAGGCGTGCGTGGTGCCGGCGCCGGTCATCGATTCGCCGGGCGACTGGGCCGCGCGGTCGAGCGCGGCGTCGTAGATGTAGCCCGAGACAAAGCGGGTGGCAATGCCCAGGCGGCGCGTGGCTTCCATCATCAGCAGCGCGTAGTCGCGGCAACTGCCGCTGCCGAGCGCCAGCGTCTGCAGCGGGGTCTGCGTGCCTTCCTCGTCGCGCGCCTTGTATTCGAGGCTCTGGCCGATGTGCGCGTTCATGCGCGTGAGCACTTCGCGCGTGCTGTTGGGCTTGTCGGTGTGAAGGAACTGGTGGGCCCAGCGGATCAGCGTGCCGTTCGCATCGTCGTCATGGTGCGGGCGCAGGTAGTGCTCGAGGTCGAGGCGCTCCTGCACCGAATAGGCAAACGGTAGGAACTCGGCGGCCGGGTCGAGCGCGAGTTGGTCCTGCTGCGCCGGCACATGCTCGATGGTGAAGGAACACACGATGCGCAGCTCGGTGGCCTCGCCCATGGGCTGCACCAGCGCAACCGAGTTGGAGTGCGGGTCCTGGATGAGCCGAGTGAAAGATTGCGGGCTCACCTGCAGGTCGGTGGCCAGCACCCGCAGGTCGTGGCTGTCGCGGGGCCGGAACATGACGCGGTGCAGCCCGAAGGTCACCGGTTTCTTGTAGCGGTAGACGGTGGTGTGCGTGATGTCGTACTGAATGGCCATGCGGTGCATTCTCACGTGTTGGCGTGACCAGCGGGGGCTTTCCGTTGGCTGGCAGCGGCCCTGTGCCGCAGAATCGGCGCCCGCCCGGCCTTCAGCACCCGCATCCACGACACATGTACTCCGCCACCTTCATCTTTGCCAAGAAGCAGTTCGACGACGAATTCCATCGCCTCGACCAGACCATTGCGGCGGCAGCGAAGTCGCTGCCCGGCTACTTGGGCGAAGAAGCCTGGGAGAACGCGGGCAACGGGCTGGTGTCGAACGTCTACTACTGGGAGTCGCTCAAAGCGCTGCAGGCACTCATCCAGCACCCTGTGCACCAGCAAGCGAAGGCGGCGCAGGCGAACTGGCTCGATGGCTACAAGGTCGTTATTTCCGAGGTGGTGCGCGTCTACGGCGACAGCAAGATCGACCACATGCTGGCGCCGGCCGGCAACGTTGGCGCCTAGGGCGCGGTTCTTTCGGTGCCGAGGGCCTTCGCCAGGTTGGCGGGCAGCGGCAGCGGTTCGCCGTGCCACTGCGCGGCCAGCAGTTCGGCGCACAGTGCCGCAAAGCTGAGGCCGCGCGAACCCAGGGCGGTGCAGGCCCAGAGGCCGGCTTCGCCCAGCGGGCCGACCAGCGGGCGGCGGTCGCCCGAGGCGCAACGGATTCCAACCCAGGTCTTGGCCTCGCCATGCTCGAAAGCCGGTGCCAGCGCTGCCGCGGCGACGGGGTGCAGGCGTTCCAAGCGCTCCCGGTTTGCATCGGCATCGGCCGCCTGAGGGACCAGGTCGGTGCTGTCGCGGTCGAAGGTGGCGCCGGCGAGCCAGAGCAGGGCGCCTTCATCTTCGGGCACATGGGCAATCAGATGGCCGTCGCCGTTGAGCGGCGTGGCGGGTAGGGCGAGGTCGCCCGCCATGCGGCCCCACGCGACCTGACCGCGCACCGGCTGCAGCGGAAGCTCGGGCGCGAAGCGGCCCGATTCATAGCCCGCCGCAACGACCACGCGGTCGGCTTCAGCCAACAACCGGTCGGCGGCATCCCGGAGCTGCCAGCCGGCCGCGCTGCGTGACAGGCGTGCGACCGGCGCGTTGCCGCGAAACTCGATGCCCGGCTCGCGCAGCCAGCCTTCGATCAGCCTTGAAGGACGGACCCAGCCCGCCCGCGCATGCCAGAGCGCGGGTGCGTCGGCGGGCAAGCCGGCATTCGCCAGTTGCGCGGCGCTGGCGGGCCACGATTCGTTCGGGCCGCTCTCGCTCCACCCGTCGGGCACGCGCGTGTCGCCTTCGGGCCGCCGCTCCAGCACACCGGCGGCGCGCCAGTCGCGGCCTTCTTGCAGCAGGCGCTCCAACTCCAGCCAGGTGGCGCGGATGCCGGCACGCGTAAGCCGCGAGAGCAGGGCATCGTCAGGCGACACATGCGGCGCCAGCACGCCGACCGGCAGGCCAGAAGCACCGGCGGCGGGACGGTCGGCCGCATCGAGCACGGTGACTTGCCACCCGCGCCGCGCGAGGCTGGCGGCAACGGCCGCGCCGGCCAGCCCGGCACCGATGACAGCGCAGCGGCCGGGCGCCTCCACGTGCTCGGGCGCAGGACCGCGGCGGCGCACTGTCCAAGCTGGCGCGAACACGCCGGCGAGGCAGTCGCGCTTGGGCGGCAGGCCTGGCCGGGTTTCAAGCTGGAAACCGTTCTGCGAAAGCGCATCGCGCACGGCCCGGGCACAGGTCCAAGTGGCGAGGCCGGTGCCCTGGCGGGCAAAGCGCGACACCGCCTTGAGCGTGTCGGGCGACCACATGGCGGGGTTCTGCTCGGGGCTGAAGCCATCGAGAAAGATGCTGTCGGCCTCGAAACGCTGCGCACGCAGCATCGGCTGCACGTCGCCGATGCACAGCGTGAGCAGCACGCGGCCTTGGTCGAAGGCCAGCCGGTGAAAGCCCGGCAGCAGCCCGTGCCACTGCGCAGCCAGCTCCTCGGCCAGCGGCATCAGTTCGGGGTAAGCCCCGGCGGCGCGCAACAGGTCTTCAGGCCCGACCGGGTGCGCCTCGACCGAGACGAAGTGCAGCATGCGCGGCCGGTTCGCGTCCGCGCGCCACGCTTGCCAGGTTGTCAGGAAATTGAGGCCCAGCCCGAATCCGGTTTCGAGAATCAGCCATTTCGACCGTCCGGACCATGCCTCGGGCAGGCCGCAGCCGCCCAGAAACACATGGCGAGCCTGCGCCAGTGCCCCGGTTTCGGTGTGATAGTTGTCGCCGAAGCGCTCGCTGCGCGGCACGCCATCGGCACGCCAGGCGACGGGCTCGGCGGCCAAGGCGGGCTTAGTTCGACGGGGGAACGTAGCCCTGGGCGACGTCGGCGCCTTCGCCGAAGAAGTGCTTTTCCATCTGGCGGGCAAGGTATTGGCGGGCCCGCAGATCGGCCAGGTTCAGCCGGTTTTCATTGACCAGCATCGTCTGCTGCTTGAGCCAGGCGGCCCAAGCCTCCTTGCTGACGTTCTCCCACAGGCGCTTGCCCAGTTCCCCGGGATAGGGCGGGAAGTCGAGCCCTTCGGCCTCTTTGCCGAGCTTGATGCACTGAACCATGCGTGCCATTTTTGATTGCCTCTGGTGGGGAAAGCGGTTGCTTAGTTGATTTTGCTATTTAGAACTGAGAACTCGGTCGTTCCAGTTTCCATATGTCGTATTCAGAATACGTAGCTTCATTGATATGCCTTTTTGAGTAAGACACCATGAGCCTTCGCCGCGACTTTATCAAGCTTTCCCTGGGGGCCGGCGTGGCCGGTGCCATGGCCCTGACAGCATTGCCGTCGTTTGCACAGGGCGCGGGCCCGGTGACGCTGCTGAACGTGTCGTACGACCCGACGCGCGAGCTGTATGTCGACTACAACCGCGCCTTCGCCAAATACTGGAAGGCCAAGACCGGCCAGGACGTGACCATCAAGCAGTCGCACGGCGGCTCGGGCAAGCAGGCGCGCTCGATCATCGACGGCATCGACGCCGACGTGGCCACGCTGGCGCTGGGCGGCGACATCGACGCGCTGGTCACGCACGGCGGGGTCGTCAAGGAGGGCTGGCAGAAGCGCCTGCCGCAAAACTCGGCGCCGTACACCTCGACCATCGTGTTCCTGGTGAAAAAGGGCAACCCCAAGGGCCTGAAGGACTGGAGCGACCTGGTGAAGCCCGGCGTTCAGGTGATCACGCCCAACCCCAAGACCTCCGGCGGCGCCCGCTGGAATTACCTGGCCGCGTGGGAATTCGCCAAGCGCAAGTACGGCAGTGATGCCAAGGCCAAGGAATTCATCGGCAGCCTGTTCAAGAACGTGCCCGTGCTCGACACCGGCGCGCGCGGCTCGACCATCACCTTCGTGCAACGCGGCGTGGGCGACGTGCTGCTGGCCTGGGAGAACGAGGCCTTCCTGGCGCTGAAGGAATTCGGCACCGACAAGTTCGAGATCGTGGTTCCTTCGATTTCCATCCTGGCCGAGCCCACGGTGGCGGTGGTCGACAAGGTGGTCGACAAGAAGGGCACGCGCGCCGTGGCCGAGGAATACCTCAAGTACCTGTACTCCGATGAGGGCCAGGACATTGCGGGCCGCAACTTCTACCGCCCGACCTCGGAAAAGGCCAAGGCCAAGTACGACAAGCAGTTCCCCAAGCTCACGCTGGTTTCCATCGACGAAGCATTCGGCGGCTGGGCCAAGGCGGACAAGGCGCACTTTGCCGACGGCGGCTCGTTCGACCAGATCTACAAGTAAAACAGCAAAGAAAGCCTCTTGTGTCCGTTCTCCTGATTGCTGGCAGCCCTTCGGCACCGTCGCGTTCCACCGCCTTGCTCGAGGCGGTGGGCGAGCGGCTCGCCGGCCGCAATGCGCGCATCGAGCGGCTCGCAATCCGCGACCTGCCGGCAGAGGCGCTGCTGCTGGCCGACTGGGACCACCCGGCCATCGAGCGCGCCATTGCGCAGGTGGCGCAGGCGCGGGTGGTCGTGGTGGCCACGCCGGTCTACAAGGCGGCTTACAGCGGCGTGCTGAAGGTTTTTCTCGACCTGCTGGCGCAGAACGCGCTCAAGGGCAAGACGGTGCTGCCGCTGGCCACCGGCGGCAGCCCGCACCACATGCTCGCGCTCGACTACGCATTGCGGCCCGTGCTGCATGCGCTCTCGGCGCGGCACATTCTTCCGGGTGTCTACGCCACCGATTCGCAGATCACGCTGACACCCGAGAACGCCTACCAGGTGCATGCCGACCTGGCCGAGCGGCTTAACGAAGCCGTCGAACTATTGGCGACCGAAGGGCTGAAGCTGCCCGCCACGCACGGCTTCGAGCCGGTGCCGTTCTCACGCGTGCGATGTAGCGTCTGACGGGCTCCCCGTCTGACCGGCTTCCAGCCGGCCCCATCTCCGTTCCCTTTTTTTTCGCCCGCAAGCGGCGAGGGGACAGCTTTGCCCAAAGGAACCACACGTGAACCCTGTTGCCACCGAAGACTCCGCGCTCGACACGCCGCCTCGTTCCATCTGGCATGCGTTGCGAGACCTCGCCATCAGCACGATCGTGGTGACGGCCGTTGCGCTCATCGTCGGCTTCATCTCGGCCTGAGCCGGGTTTGCTCCTCCGCACACGAAAGAACAACCTCATGACTTCGATCTCCATTCCACGCCGCCGCCTGCTGCAGGGCGCCGCCGCCGCCATTGCGCTGCCTTCGTTCAGCGCGCTGGCGCAAGCACCTGCGCGCCAGCTTCGCATCGGCAAACAGAAGGGCCTGCTCAGCATCCTCAAGGGCCGCGGCACGCTCGAGAAGCGGCTCGCGCCGCTCGGCGTGTCGCTCAAGTGGACCGAGTTCACCGCCGGCCCGGTGCAACTCGAAGCGCTGAATGTCGGCTCCATCGATTTTGGCGACGTGGGCGAGGCGCCGCCCATCTTCGCGCAGGCCGCGGGCGCGCCGCTGGCTTATGTGGCCGCCACGCTGCAGCGCCCGCAGTCGGAAGCGGTGCTGGTTCCCAAGGGTTCCGCTATCAAGAACGTGGCCGACCTGAAGGGAAAGAAGATCGCGCTCAACAAGGGCTCGAATGTTCACTATTTCATCGTCAAGCTGGCCGAGAAGCATGGCCTGGCGTACGGCGACCTGAATCTTGTCTACCTGCCGCCGGCCGACGCGCGTGCCGCATTCGAGAAGGGCTCGGTCGACGCATGGGTGAT containing:
- a CDS encoding transglutaminase family protein translates to MAIQYDITHTTVYRYKKPVTFGLHRVMFRPRDSHDLRVLATDLQVSPQSFTRLIQDPHSNSVALVQPMGEATELRIVCSFTIEHVPAQQDQLALDPAAEFLPFAYSVQERLDLEHYLRPHHDDDANGTLIRWAHQFLHTDKPNSTREVLTRMNAHIGQSLEYKARDEEGTQTPLQTLALGSGSCRDYALLMMEATRRLGIATRFVSGYIYDAALDRAAQSPGESMTGAGTTHAWLQAYLPGVGWLAFDPTNNLMGSGQLIRVGVTRDPAQAAPISGSWYGDAEAYDGLEATVVVTRRKE
- the ssuE gene encoding NADPH-dependent FMN reductase, producing MSVLLIAGSPSAPSRSTALLEAVGERLAGRNARIERLAIRDLPAEALLLADWDHPAIERAIAQVAQARVVVVATPVYKAAYSGVLKVFLDLLAQNALKGKTVLPLATGGSPHHMLALDYALRPVLHALSARHILPGVYATDSQITLTPENAYQVHADLAERLNEAVELLATEGLKLPATHGFEPVPFSRVRCSV
- a CDS encoding alpha/beta hydrolase family protein, with the translated sequence MHSARLTLLALAASLAVASCGGGGGGGGFAFTPLPPAPAPAPPPPPPPPPPPPEETRLQDSRNSFAPADASATTFAALAPDASDTVDNATTSRWAGMLGAAQYQVEVPANWNGKLVMYAHGYAGESNLLKVNAPSIRRYLIQNGYAWAASSYSKNFYDVRAGVEDTNALALQFNAIAKANGRELAAPSKIYITGHSMGGHITAAAIEDEAFATANHKVRYTGAVPMCGVLGDTELFDYFAGAQIAAQALAGLPKYPTVNWLDIRTQVTGTLYTAFPGTPTATGLKFGSVVKNLTGGERPMFDLGFTQGGSFAAVWGVFGSDGTVNGILNKSTLDTNRFTYAIDGDVAGTTALNASVLKLTAAPDANRLRTDGLRWIPKANGEFKIPVVSLHTLGDLYVPFSMQQIYNQRVAAKGNSDWLVQRAVRGISHCDFTIAEQVEAFDAMIKWERDGVKPAGDDVVTAATVAAPTYGCTFTRPLGTVDESPTSQATRPGAAAARPCPP
- the mnmC gene encoding FAD-dependent 5-carboxymethylaminomethyl-2-thiouridine(34) oxidoreductase MnmC — translated: MAAEPVAWRADGVPRSERFGDNYHTETGALAQARHVFLGGCGLPEAWSGRSKWLILETGFGLGLNFLTTWQAWRADANRPRMLHFVSVEAHPVGPEDLLRAAGAYPELMPLAEELAAQWHGLLPGFHRLAFDQGRVLLTLCIGDVQPMLRAQRFEADSIFLDGFSPEQNPAMWSPDTLKAVSRFARQGTGLATWTCARAVRDALSQNGFQLETRPGLPPKRDCLAGVFAPAWTVRRRGPAPEHVEAPGRCAVIGAGLAGAAVAASLARRGWQVTVLDAADRPAAGASGLPVGVLAPHVSPDDALLSRLTRAGIRATWLELERLLQEGRDWRAAGVLERRPEGDTRVPDGWSESGPNESWPASAAQLANAGLPADAPALWHARAGWVRPSRLIEGWLREPGIEFRGNAPVARLSRSAAGWQLRDAADRLLAEADRVVVAAGYESGRFAPELPLQPVRGQVAWGRMAGDLALPATPLNGDGHLIAHVPEDEGALLWLAGATFDRDSTDLVPQAADADANRERLERLHPVAAAALAPAFEHGEAKTWVGIRCASGDRRPLVGPLGEAGLWACTALGSRGLSFAALCAELLAAQWHGEPLPLPANLAKALGTERTAP
- a CDS encoding sulfonate ABC transporter substrate-binding protein produces the protein MTSISIPRRRLLQGAAAAIALPSFSALAQAPARQLRIGKQKGLLSILKGRGTLEKRLAPLGVSLKWTEFTAGPVQLEALNVGSIDFGDVGEAPPIFAQAAGAPLAYVAATLQRPQSEAVLVPKGSAIKNVADLKGKKIALNKGSNVHYFIVKLAEKHGLAYGDLNLVYLPPADARAAFEKGSVDAWVIWDPFLAAAEKSLEARVLADATGVVGNRSYYFSSLDYAAKNADVLAVVTEEIGKIDAWGTANKSDLAAELATLWGLPKPVADLTVARAVYGTGPITKAILAEQQKIADTFFDLKLIPKRINVLEAAPAGIA
- a CDS encoding antibiotic biosynthesis monooxygenase family protein, with the protein product MYSATFIFAKKQFDDEFHRLDQTIAAAAKSLPGYLGEEAWENAGNGLVSNVYYWESLKALQALIQHPVHQQAKAAQANWLDGYKVVISEVVRVYGDSKIDHMLAPAGNVGA
- a CDS encoding sulfate ABC transporter substrate-binding protein; the protein is MSLRRDFIKLSLGAGVAGAMALTALPSFAQGAGPVTLLNVSYDPTRELYVDYNRAFAKYWKAKTGQDVTIKQSHGGSGKQARSIIDGIDADVATLALGGDIDALVTHGGVVKEGWQKRLPQNSAPYTSTIVFLVKKGNPKGLKDWSDLVKPGVQVITPNPKTSGGARWNYLAAWEFAKRKYGSDAKAKEFIGSLFKNVPVLDTGARGSTITFVQRGVGDVLLAWENEAFLALKEFGTDKFEIVVPSISILAEPTVAVVDKVVDKKGTRAVAEEYLKYLYSDEGQDIAGRNFYRPTSEKAKAKYDKQFPKLTLVSIDEAFGGWAKADKAHFADGGSFDQIYK
- a CDS encoding oxidative damage protection protein gives rise to the protein MARMVQCIKLGKEAEGLDFPPYPGELGKRLWENVSKEAWAAWLKQQTMLVNENRLNLADLRARQYLARQMEKHFFGEGADVAQGYVPPSN